One window of the Paracoccus zhejiangensis genome contains the following:
- a CDS encoding ABC transporter substrate-binding protein — MNRTILALLTETVALPAAASAQETIQYWMWDGQQAPVYQQCAAAFEAANPEIKIEITQNGWDQYWTALTTAMISGDAPDVFVNHVTRLPEMSANEVIVDLAPLIEEAGYDTSGYMPGLLDNWSRDGATYGLPKDWATVALGVDTEKLEAAGLSLADLADLNWNPEDGGTYQQTIAKLTLDGSGKRGDEAGFDGGSVETFGLVLNPLSLGGETEWSYLAASTGWQFIAEPWATAYNFDDPRVAAALGWLRDLGRVHHFTPTVEQTGKLGAETLMFSDKGAMTIVGSWLIGLYSQSKPTVAYVPVPAGPEGRKSMFNGLADSIWSGSDAPEAAWKWVQFLGSDDCQSIVAEAGVVFPAQADQVERTVAAYQARGIDVSAFTAVATPETTFPFPVTDYGNEIDAIISAALDRVMLGAGEPAEVLTEANEQVNSLF; from the coding sequence ATGAACCGCACCATCCTTGCCTTGCTGACCGAAACCGTGGCCCTGCCGGCCGCCGCCAGCGCCCAGGAAACCATCCAATACTGGATGTGGGACGGCCAGCAGGCCCCCGTCTACCAGCAATGCGCCGCGGCCTTCGAGGCGGCGAACCCCGAGATCAAGATCGAGATCACCCAGAATGGCTGGGACCAGTACTGGACCGCGCTGACCACCGCGATGATCTCGGGCGATGCGCCGGATGTCTTTGTCAATCACGTCACCCGCCTGCCGGAAATGTCCGCCAACGAGGTGATCGTGGATCTGGCGCCGCTGATCGAGGAAGCCGGTTATGACACCTCCGGCTATATGCCCGGCCTCTTGGACAACTGGTCGCGTGACGGCGCCACCTATGGACTGCCCAAGGACTGGGCCACCGTGGCCCTTGGCGTCGATACCGAGAAACTCGAGGCCGCCGGGCTGAGCCTCGCCGATCTGGCCGATCTCAACTGGAACCCCGAGGATGGCGGAACCTATCAGCAGACCATCGCCAAACTGACGCTCGATGGCAGCGGCAAGCGCGGCGACGAGGCGGGTTTCGACGGCGGTTCGGTCGAAACCTTCGGGCTGGTCCTCAATCCGCTCAGTCTTGGGGGCGAAACGGAGTGGAGCTATCTCGCCGCCAGCACCGGCTGGCAGTTCATCGCCGAACCCTGGGCCACGGCCTATAACTTCGACGATCCGCGCGTGGCCGCGGCCCTTGGCTGGCTGCGCGACCTGGGGCGCGTGCACCACTTTACCCCCACGGTCGAACAGACCGGCAAGCTGGGCGCGGAAACGCTGATGTTCTCGGACAAGGGCGCGATGACCATCGTCGGCTCCTGGCTGATCGGCCTTTACAGCCAGAGCAAGCCCACCGTCGCCTATGTCCCGGTCCCCGCCGGTCCCGAGGGGCGCAAGTCGATGTTCAACGGCTTGGCGGATTCGATCTGGTCGGGCAGCGATGCACCGGAAGCGGCGTGGAAATGGGTGCAGTTCCTCGGCTCGGATGACTGCCAGTCGATCGTCGCCGAGGCCGGCGTGGTCTTCCCGGCGCAGGCCGATCAGGTCGAGCGCACCGTGGCCGCCTATCAGGCGCGCGGCATCGACGTTTCGGCCTTCACCGCCGTGGCGACGCCCGAGACGACCTTCCCCTTTCCCGTCACCGATTACGGCAACGAAATCGACGCCATCATCAGCGCCGCCCTTGACCGGGTGATGCTGGGCGCCGGCGAACCTGCCGAGGTGCTGACCGAGGCGAATGAGCAAGTCAATTCGCTGTTCTGA
- a CDS encoding ABC transporter ATP-binding protein, whose translation MSGLELTQVNKLYGDAHVIHDVNLSVESGEFCVFVGPSGCGKSTLLRMIAGLEDISQGTLEIGGREVNDVDPSKRGVAMVFQSYALYPHLSVRENMGFGLRFDKTPKDEIDRRVGAAAKTLQLDHLLERKPKALSGGQRQRVAIGRAIVRKPEVFLFDEPLSNLDAELRVNMRVEIARLHKELGATIVYVTHDQVEAMTLADKIVVLRAGRIEQVGRPLDLYDDPDNIFIAGFIGSPKMNFLPGTVTETAGNAVQVRLDSLSAEPVTLHLQRALSVGDEVTVGIRPEHLSQDGTAQMRLTTDIVEHLGGESYVYAHDDGGTRLVMKLGDAREVRPGGQTITAGFDPARAYLFDADGNRCR comes from the coding sequence ATGTCCGGTCTCGAACTCACGCAAGTCAACAAGCTCTATGGCGATGCCCATGTCATCCATGACGTGAACCTGTCCGTCGAATCCGGCGAGTTCTGCGTCTTCGTCGGCCCCTCGGGCTGCGGCAAGTCCACGCTCCTGCGGATGATCGCCGGTCTCGAGGATATCTCGCAGGGCACGCTGGAGATCGGCGGGCGCGAGGTGAACGATGTCGATCCGTCGAAGCGCGGGGTGGCGATGGTGTTTCAAAGCTATGCGCTCTACCCCCATCTCAGCGTGCGCGAGAACATGGGTTTCGGCCTGCGCTTCGACAAGACACCCAAGGACGAGATCGACCGGCGCGTCGGCGCCGCGGCCAAGACCCTGCAACTCGACCATTTGCTCGAGCGCAAGCCCAAGGCCCTCTCCGGCGGCCAGCGCCAGCGCGTCGCCATCGGCCGTGCCATTGTCCGCAAGCCCGAGGTCTTCCTGTTCGACGAGCCGCTGTCGAACCTCGATGCCGAATTGCGGGTGAACATGCGGGTCGAGATCGCCCGTCTGCACAAGGAACTGGGCGCAACCATCGTCTATGTCACCCATGACCAGGTCGAGGCGATGACGCTGGCCGACAAGATCGTGGTGCTCCGCGCTGGCCGGATCGAACAGGTGGGCCGGCCACTGGATCTTTACGACGACCCCGACAACATCTTCATCGCCGGCTTCATCGGCAGCCCGAAGATGAATTTTCTGCCCGGCACGGTCACCGAGACCGCTGGCAATGCGGTTCAGGTCAGGCTCGACAGCCTGTCGGCCGAGCCGGTCACCCTGCACCTGCAGCGTGCGCTGTCCGTCGGCGACGAGGTGACCGTCGGCATCCGCCCCGAGCACCTGTCGCAGGACGGTACGGCGCAGATGCGGTTGACCACTGATATCGTCGAGCATCTGGGCGGGGAATCCTATGTCTATGCCCATGATGACGGCGGCACCCGCCTTGTGATGAAACTCGGCGATGCGCGCGAGGTCCGCCCCGGCGGCCAGACGATCACCGCCGGTTTCGATCCGGCGCGCGCCTATCTCTTCGACGCTGACGGCAACCGCTGCCGCTAA
- a CDS encoding alpha-galactosidase codes for MTTIFHRIDTASQSLVLRIRDGGMAEAIYWDAALPSGEDLDMLSANHEIDLNGGMLDRVAPLSICPEASAPFPGQPGLSLSDENGPIFPRFRFDRAETGDTLALHFTDTDLGLTYTARFTPAGDVITASAELQSNRPLLCHWLAAPVLPAPLLSDEIHDWHGTWLREYQRQVTPWSHGIRLREARMGRSGHEHPPVALIPTRGASKTGGVVHGLQLGWSGGHRFVAEALPDGRRQLQMGKASGTERKGTRFHSGDLVLALSTGGEAGIARAYQRHIRDHVVTWPDPARPRPVHYNCWEAIYFDHSLEKLSEIAERAAKLGAERFVLDDGWFGRRDDDTSSLGDWTIDRRKWPDGLNPLIDKVHALGMSFGLWVEPEMINRDSDLYRAHPDWILGREDQVTGRNQYVLDIARPEVRDYLFDALDSLLGSHKIDYLKWDHNRLLPIADAAQADGIYDLLARLRAAHPAVEIESCASGGGRIDIGILAHTHRVWLSDSNDAIERLRMQHDAALFLPPAVTGSHVGARDSHSSGRNLPIAFRAWVAAQRHMGFEMDPGELTEAEAETLTRVTCWWKDTRDWRMAGDTLPLDSADPAVISEMQIAADGSRFVLFVGRHATSAQSLPLAQRLTGLDPDSRYRLRLLNPEDRPPQSRGHVALEQGEITLSGAALMSRGVNLPLSWPATMWVVEAERL; via the coding sequence ATGACGACCATTTTTCACCGCATCGACACAGCCTCGCAGAGCCTCGTTCTGCGCATCCGCGACGGCGGCATGGCCGAAGCGATCTATTGGGACGCCGCCCTGCCCTCGGGCGAAGACCTCGACATGCTGTCGGCAAACCACGAGATCGACCTGAACGGCGGGATGCTGGACCGGGTCGCGCCCCTGTCGATCTGCCCCGAGGCATCGGCCCCCTTTCCGGGTCAGCCGGGCCTGTCGCTGTCGGACGAGAACGGTCCGATCTTCCCGCGCTTCCGTTTTGACCGCGCCGAGACGGGTGACACCCTCGCCCTGCACTTCACCGATACCGATCTGGGGCTGACCTACACGGCCCGCTTCACCCCTGCCGGCGATGTCATCACCGCTTCCGCCGAACTGCAATCCAACCGCCCGCTGCTCTGCCATTGGCTCGCGGCCCCGGTGCTGCCCGCGCCGCTTCTGTCCGACGAGATCCACGACTGGCACGGCACCTGGCTGCGCGAATATCAGCGCCAGGTCACCCCTTGGTCCCACGGCATCCGCCTGCGCGAGGCGCGCATGGGGCGCTCGGGCCATGAACACCCGCCCGTTGCCCTGATCCCCACCCGCGGCGCAAGCAAGACCGGCGGCGTGGTCCACGGGCTGCAACTCGGCTGGTCCGGCGGGCATCGCTTCGTCGCCGAGGCGCTGCCCGACGGGCGGCGGCAGCTGCAGATGGGCAAGGCCTCGGGCACCGAACGCAAGGGAACGCGCTTCCATTCGGGCGATCTGGTTCTGGCCCTCTCGACCGGCGGCGAGGCCGGCATTGCCCGCGCCTATCAACGCCATATCCGCGACCATGTGGTCACCTGGCCCGACCCCGCCCGCCCGCGCCCGGTGCATTACAATTGCTGGGAGGCAATCTATTTCGACCATTCGCTGGAAAAGCTGTCCGAGATCGCCGAACGCGCGGCAAAGCTGGGGGCGGAACGCTTCGTGCTGGATGATGGCTGGTTCGGCCGGCGCGACGACGACACCAGCTCGCTTGGCGACTGGACCATCGACCGGCGGAAATGGCCGGACGGTCTGAACCCGCTGATCGACAAGGTTCATGCCCTGGGCATGTCCTTCGGCCTCTGGGTCGAGCCGGAAATGATCAACCGCGACAGCGATCTTTATCGCGCGCATCCCGACTGGATCCTGGGGCGCGAGGATCAGGTAACCGGTCGCAACCAATATGTGCTGGACATCGCCCGGCCCGAAGTGCGCGATTACCTGTTCGACGCACTGGATTCGCTGCTTGGCAGCCACAAGATCGACTACCTGAAATGGGACCACAATCGGCTCTTGCCGATCGCCGATGCGGCCCAGGCCGACGGCATCTATGACCTGCTGGCCCGGTTGCGCGCGGCCCATCCGGCGGTCGAGATCGAAAGCTGCGCCTCGGGTGGCGGGCGCATCGATATCGGCATCCTCGCCCATACCCACCGGGTCTGGCTGTCCGATTCCAACGACGCGATCGAACGGCTGAGAATGCAGCACGACGCCGCGCTGTTCCTGCCGCCTGCGGTGACCGGCAGCCATGTCGGCGCGCGTGACAGCCATTCTTCGGGCCGCAACCTGCCCATCGCCTTCCGCGCCTGGGTGGCTGCGCAGCGCCACATGGGTTTTGAGATGGACCCGGGCGAGTTGACCGAAGCCGAGGCCGAGACGCTGACGCGGGTGACGTGCTGGTGGAAGGACACGCGCGACTGGCGCATGGCGGGCGACACCCTGCCGCTGGACAGTGCCGACCCGGCGGTCATCTCGGAAATGCAGATCGCCGCCGATGGCAGCCGCTTCGTGCTGTTCGTCGGTCGTCACGCCACCTCGGCCCAGTCCCTGCCGCTGGCGCAGCGGCTGACCGGGCTCGATCCCGATTCCCGCTATCGCCTGCGGCTGTTGAACCCCGAGGATCGCCCGCCGCAGTCGCGCGGCCATGTCGCGCTGGAACAGGGCGAGATCACCCTGTCGGGTGCGGCGCTGATGTCGCGCGGCGTTAACCTGCCCCTGTCCTGGCCCGCAACGATGTGGGTGGTCGAAGCCGAGCGGCTCTGA
- the galE gene encoding UDP-glucose 4-epimerase GalE — protein MTRNILVCGGAGYIGSHMVRLLRDHGHQVVVFDNLSQGHAAAIPGVELVQGDLLNPADLADLFARHPVDAVIHFAALTAVGESVAAPDRYYRNNVCGTLNLLDAMRRAGVDRLVFSSTAAVFGSPLTELIDETHPLAPINPYGWSKRMTEQMLADMATAHGLRSVSLRYFNAAGAHPSGQIGEAHQPETHLVPLVLLAALGKREGLAIFGSDYPTRDGTCIRDYVHVSDLASAHLKALDFMNHETGAHVFNLGNGNGFTTLEVIEAARRVTGREIPFAMTGRRPGDAGILVADSRRAREVLGWQPQYGELETIIDSAWRWHQAPAYGPFASL, from the coding sequence ATGACACGCAACATCCTCGTCTGCGGCGGCGCGGGCTATATCGGCTCGCATATGGTGCGGCTCCTCAGGGACCACGGCCACCAGGTGGTGGTCTTCGACAATCTCAGCCAGGGCCATGCTGCGGCCATTCCCGGCGTCGAGTTGGTGCAAGGCGACCTCCTGAACCCCGCCGACCTGGCCGATCTCTTCGCCCGGCATCCGGTCGATGCGGTGATCCATTTCGCCGCGCTGACCGCCGTGGGTGAATCGGTCGCCGCACCCGACCGCTATTACCGCAACAATGTCTGCGGCACGCTGAACCTGCTCGACGCCATGCGGCGCGCCGGCGTTGACCGGCTGGTCTTCTCCTCGACCGCAGCAGTTTTCGGCAGCCCGCTGACCGAGTTGATCGACGAGACCCACCCGCTCGCGCCGATCAACCCCTATGGCTGGTCCAAGCGCATGACCGAACAGATGCTGGCCGACATGGCGACCGCCCACGGGCTGCGCTCGGTCAGCCTGCGCTATTTCAACGCCGCCGGCGCCCATCCCTCGGGCCAGATCGGCGAGGCGCATCAGCCCGAAACCCATCTGGTGCCGCTGGTCCTCCTGGCGGCACTGGGCAAGCGCGAGGGGCTGGCCATCTTCGGCAGCGACTACCCCACCCGCGACGGCACCTGCATCCGCGATTACGTCCATGTCAGCGACCTCGCCTCGGCCCATCTGAAGGCGCTCGATTTCATGAATCACGAGACCGGGGCGCATGTCTTCAACCTCGGCAATGGCAATGGCTTCACCACGCTCGAGGTGATCGAGGCCGCCCGCCGCGTCACCGGGCGCGAGATCCCCTTTGCCATGACCGGCCGCCGCCCCGGAGATGCCGGCATCCTTGTCGCCGACAGCCGCCGCGCCCGCGAGGTGCTGGGCTGGCAGCCGCAATACGGCGAACTCGAGACCATCATCGACAGCGCATGGCGCTGGCACCAGGCGCCGGCCTACGGCCCCTTCGCTTCCCTCTGA
- a CDS encoding UDP-glucose--hexose-1-phosphate uridylyltransferase encodes MTITPFPSEAPHRRFNPLKGEWVLVSPHRNLRPWQGKQESAAITQHPAHDPGCYLCAGNRRNSGAVNPDYRGPYVFENDFPALLSDNPSGGTQGDPLFRAANVRGTARVICFSERHDLTLAELGTPGIRKVVDCWADQIEDLGAAYDWVAIFENKGAIMGCSQPHPHGQIWASDFLPNEVAREDECQRRHLSETGTVLLVDYAAAESAQAERVVIENDDWIAVVPWWAVWPFETLVLPRRHVLRLPDLTGTERDGLADLLGRLCSRYDNLFETEFPYTMGWHGAPTAAGRWDHWQLHAHFYPPLLRSATVRKFMVGYELLSEAQRDLTPEQAAERLRSLPDQHFKSTSRAGAAR; translated from the coding sequence ATGACCATCACCCCCTTCCCCTCCGAGGCCCCGCATCGCCGCTTCAACCCGCTGAAGGGTGAATGGGTGCTGGTCTCGCCCCATCGCAACCTGCGCCCCTGGCAGGGCAAACAGGAAAGCGCCGCGATCACCCAGCACCCGGCGCATGATCCCGGCTGCTACCTTTGCGCCGGCAACCGCCGCAATTCCGGCGCGGTGAACCCCGATTATCGCGGGCCTTACGTCTTCGAGAACGACTTCCCGGCTCTGCTCTCGGACAACCCCAGCGGCGGCACGCAGGGCGATCCGCTGTTCCGCGCCGCCAATGTGCGCGGCACGGCGCGGGTGATCTGCTTCTCCGAACGCCACGACCTGACGCTGGCCGAGTTGGGCACCCCGGGCATCCGCAAGGTCGTCGACTGCTGGGCCGACCAGATCGAGGATCTCGGCGCGGCCTATGACTGGGTTGCCATCTTCGAGAACAAAGGCGCGATCATGGGCTGTTCGCAGCCCCATCCCCATGGCCAGATCTGGGCCTCGGATTTCCTGCCGAACGAGGTCGCCCGCGAGGACGAGTGCCAGCGGCGCCACCTGTCCGAAACCGGCACGGTGCTACTGGTCGATTACGCCGCCGCCGAAAGCGCGCAGGCCGAGCGTGTGGTGATCGAGAATGACGACTGGATCGCCGTGGTGCCGTGGTGGGCGGTCTGGCCATTCGAGACGCTGGTCCTGCCCCGCCGCCACGTGCTGCGCCTGCCCGACCTGACCGGGACCGAGCGGGACGGGCTGGCCGACCTGCTGGGCCGGCTCTGCAGCCGCTACGACAACCTCTTCGAAACCGAGTTTCCCTACACCATGGGCTGGCATGGCGCGCCGACAGCTGCCGGCCGATGGGATCACTGGCAGCTCCACGCCCATTTCTATCCGCCGCTTCTGCGTTCGGCCACGGTGCGCAAGTTCATGGTCGGCTATGAACTCCTGTCCGAGGCGCAGCGCGACCTGACGCCCGAACAGGCGGCCGAGCGGCTGCGCAGCCTGCCCGACCAGCATTTCAAATCGACCAGCCGCGCCGGAGCCGCAAGATGA
- the galK gene encoding galactokinase: MSDREQLAAVAIAYRAHFGGDPEVTAYAPGRVNLLGEHTDYNGGYVLPMALNGLGVAVALGRGPAPGVVEAYSGSLDATETRHIGDAAEGRWSDYLLGSLKAMAEAEIRETGLSAALMTTLPMGAGLSSSAALEVASLRAAAGLFGKPACPVEIARMARAVENEFVGMPCGIMDQFASSVGRPGEALFLNTRTLEHAPAPALPAHRFVIVHSGVSHQLTEDGYATRVAECRAACDALGVDMLSDLGPADGTRIEALPEPLNRRTRHVLGDNNRTLHGLAALRAGDAAEFGRLMIDSHASQRDDYQITVPQTDALAEAALALGALGARQTGGGWGGSVVALVAETRVDGWIAGISRGFPAARVLTVT; this comes from the coding sequence ATGAGCGACCGGGAACAGTTGGCCGCCGTCGCCATCGCCTATCGCGCCCACTTCGGCGGTGACCCCGAGGTGACCGCCTACGCCCCCGGGCGGGTCAACCTTTTGGGCGAACATACCGACTACAATGGCGGCTATGTGCTGCCGATGGCGCTGAACGGTCTTGGTGTCGCGGTGGCGCTGGGGCGTGGCCCCGCACCGGGCGTGGTCGAGGCCTATTCCGGCTCGCTCGACGCGACCGAGACCCGCCATATCGGCGACGCGGCAGAGGGGCGCTGGTCGGATTACCTTCTGGGCAGCCTCAAGGCGATGGCGGAAGCCGAGATCCGCGAAACCGGCCTGTCCGCCGCGCTGATGACCACCCTGCCGATGGGCGCCGGCCTCTCCAGTTCCGCCGCATTGGAGGTCGCCAGCCTGCGCGCCGCCGCCGGCCTCTTCGGCAAGCCCGCCTGCCCGGTCGAGATCGCCCGGATGGCCCGCGCGGTCGAGAATGAGTTCGTCGGCATGCCCTGCGGCATCATGGACCAGTTCGCCTCCTCCGTCGGACGCCCCGGCGAGGCGCTGTTCCTGAACACCCGGACGCTGGAGCATGCCCCCGCCCCCGCCCTGCCCGCCCACCGCTTCGTCATCGTCCATTCCGGCGTCAGCCATCAGCTGACCGAAGATGGCTATGCCACCCGCGTCGCCGAATGCCGCGCCGCCTGCGATGCGTTGGGCGTGGACATGCTCAGCGATCTGGGGCCGGCGGACGGCACACGGATCGAGGCGCTGCCCGAGCCGCTGAACCGCCGCACCCGCCACGTCCTCGGCGACAACAACCGGACCCTGCATGGGTTGGCGGCGCTGCGGGCCGGCGACGCGGCAGAGTTCGGGCGGCTGATGATCGACAGCCACGCCTCGCAGCGCGACGATTACCAGATCACCGTGCCCCAGACCGACGCCCTGGCCGAGGCCGCGCTGGCCCTCGGCGCCCTCGGCGCCCGCCAGACCGGCGGCGGCTGGGGCGGCTCGGTGGTTGCGCTGGTGGCGGAAACCCGGGTCGACGGCTGGATCGCCGGCATCAGCCGCGGTTTTCCGGCGGCGAGGGTGCTGACGGTGACGTGA
- a CDS encoding FadR/GntR family transcriptional regulator, producing MEGNGSWTSRAQLVARRIGGDIISGKFPPGVAMPREAELSGHYQVSRNTLREAMKALSAKALIEIAPRRGTIVLPRARWNMLDKDVIDWIGPALWTDRTFLDEILVMRAAIEPVAAAEAAIRADKGQRAAIQHAYDAMCGLARTTEIPKKVDIDLSWHVAVAEAANNRFLVATMAGLVHALRSQLRMLNLRDGNFEGNLENHGAVTGEILAGDAEAAAGMMRQLVAHARQDTDEMLNTPRQDGGTAEEEEKKP from the coding sequence ATGGAGGGGAATGGCAGCTGGACCTCGCGTGCGCAGCTTGTCGCGCGGCGGATCGGTGGCGACATCATCAGCGGCAAGTTTCCCCCGGGCGTTGCCATGCCCCGCGAGGCCGAGCTGTCTGGGCACTACCAGGTGTCCCGCAATACCCTGCGCGAGGCGATGAAGGCGCTGTCGGCCAAGGCGCTGATCGAGATCGCGCCGCGCCGTGGCACCATCGTGCTGCCGCGCGCGCGCTGGAACATGCTCGACAAGGATGTGATCGACTGGATCGGCCCGGCCCTGTGGACCGACCGGACCTTTCTGGACGAGATCCTGGTCATGCGCGCGGCCATCGAACCCGTCGCGGCGGCCGAGGCGGCGATCCGCGCGGACAAGGGCCAGCGGGCCGCGATCCAACACGCCTATGACGCCATGTGCGGGCTGGCTCGCACCACCGAGATTCCGAAAAAGGTCGATATCGACCTTTCGTGGCACGTCGCCGTGGCCGAGGCCGCGAACAATCGCTTCCTGGTCGCGACCATGGCCGGGCTGGTCCACGCGCTGCGCAGCCAGCTTCGGATGCTGAACCTGCGCGACGGGAATTTCGAGGGCAATCTCGAGAACCACGGCGCGGTCACGGGGGAGATCCTCGCCGGCGATGCCGAAGCCGCCGCCGGCATGATGCGCCAACTGGTCGCCCATGCCCGTCAGGACACCGACGAGATGTTGAATACCCCCCGACAAGACGGGGGAACGGCTGAAGAGGAGGAGAAGAAGCCATGA
- a CDS encoding Bug family tripartite tricarboxylate transporter substrate binding protein: MRIATKAVLALTVMAAPAFAEYPERPITMLVPWSAGGGTDAVARILAQEMQTALGQPVNVVNREGAGGIIGHSAMIEAEPDGYTIGLATAEITTYAAIGSSSISSEGMAPVALVNFDASSFNVAANSPWENAKDALADIGANPGKYKASGFPVGAAYHLAFASFMQANGVDPTALTVVPSQGAAPGFQELVSGGVEVVPSSLPEAQPMRDAGLVKTLAVLSAERLEAYPDIPTAEEATGIASVGGTWRGIVAPKDTDPAVVTKLEEAVKTAYDTAAFQEFMKNRGFGMRYLPAGEFGSFMAEAATTNASVIEALGLKQ; this comes from the coding sequence ATGAGAATCGCAACCAAGGCAGTGCTTGCGCTGACCGTGATGGCAGCACCTGCATTCGCGGAATACCCCGAACGTCCGATCACCATGCTGGTGCCGTGGTCGGCGGGCGGCGGGACCGATGCGGTGGCGCGCATCCTGGCGCAGGAAATGCAGACCGCACTGGGTCAGCCGGTGAACGTCGTCAACCGGGAAGGCGCGGGCGGCATCATCGGCCATTCCGCCATGATCGAGGCCGAGCCCGACGGCTATACGATCGGCCTCGCCACCGCCGAGATCACCACCTACGCCGCCATCGGATCTTCCAGCATCTCGTCCGAGGGCATGGCCCCGGTGGCGCTGGTGAACTTCGATGCCTCGTCCTTCAATGTCGCCGCCAACAGTCCCTGGGAGAACGCCAAGGACGCGCTGGCAGATATCGGCGCCAATCCGGGCAAGTACAAAGCCTCGGGCTTTCCGGTCGGCGCCGCCTATCACCTAGCCTTCGCCAGCTTCATGCAGGCCAATGGTGTCGATCCCACCGCGCTGACCGTCGTGCCCAGCCAGGGCGCGGCCCCCGGTTTCCAGGAACTCGTGTCAGGCGGGGTCGAGGTCGTGCCCTCGTCGCTGCCAGAGGCGCAGCCGATGCGCGATGCAGGGCTGGTGAAGACGCTGGCGGTGCTGTCGGCGGAACGCCTGGAGGCCTATCCCGACATCCCGACCGCGGAAGAGGCGACCGGCATTGCCTCGGTTGGCGGCACCTGGCGCGGGATCGTGGCGCCCAAGGACACCGATCCCGCCGTGGTCACCAAGCTCGAGGAGGCGGTGAAGACCGCCTATGACACCGCCGCCTTCCAGGAGTTCATGAAGAATCGCGGTTTCGGCATGCGCTACCTGCCCGCGGGCGAGTTCGGCAGCTTCATGGCCGAGGCGGCAACGACCAACGCCTCGGTGATCGAGGCCCTGGGCCTGAAGCAATGA
- a CDS encoding tripartite tricarboxylate transporter TctB family protein yields MKLNDALLGGFFLVLALWIGAEALTMPRMSGTVIGAGTFPLIVAAIMAVGGAVLMVSGLRYLADGPIAALQPWLAQRDALRRAGATILFVLLYALLGQTIGFPLLVPAMMVALLWLTTGRPLLSLILGGAISAGVWLLFARILMVPLPLGLLARLIY; encoded by the coding sequence ATGAAGCTGAACGACGCACTTCTGGGCGGGTTCTTCCTTGTCCTTGCGCTGTGGATCGGGGCGGAAGCGCTGACCATGCCACGCATGTCCGGCACCGTCATCGGCGCGGGCACCTTTCCCCTGATCGTCGCGGCGATCATGGCGGTCGGTGGCGCGGTGCTGATGGTATCGGGACTGCGGTACCTGGCCGATGGGCCGATCGCGGCCCTGCAACCCTGGCTCGCGCAGCGTGACGCGCTTCGGCGCGCGGGGGCGACGATCCTCTTCGTGCTGCTCTATGCCCTGCTTGGCCAGACCATCGGCTTCCCGCTGCTCGTGCCGGCGATGATGGTCGCCCTGCTGTGGCTGACCACCGGCCGCCCCCTGCTGTCGCTGATCCTCGGCGGCGCGATCTCTGCCGGGGTCTGGCTGCTTTTCGCGCGCATCCTGATGGTGCCCCTGCCCCTCGGGCTTCTTGCCCGGCTGATCTATTGA